The nucleotide sequence ACTACAGCAGTAGCATTTTAGATGAACTCGGACGACAAGCCGCCCAAATGAGCAATACAGCCCTAGGATTGCCTCGACGACTTGAGGATACCCTTGATAAATTAGAGCGAGGAGACATTCGAGTACGAGTGCGCTCACTCGAATCTGAGCGAACTTTTCGGCGTTTGAGTGCAATTCAATTGGGAACTAATTATACTTTATTTATATGCTCCTTAATGATCTCGGCGACTCTGCTTTTTGTTCATCAATATGTGACAATAGCAGTAGTTGTTCTGCTGGTGGCAATCTTTCCTGCTTGGGCACTGTTTCGCCTACTCAGACAACTCGATCGCCTAGATCGAATGTTCTAATGCCAAGACAATTGTAAAGTGGTGGATATTAGCATACAAATGAAGAATCTTCGCTCTACAGGGCTTACTGATCCAGGATTGATCCGCTCGGTCAATCAGGATAGCTACTATATAGATCCTGAGGGGCGTTTTTTCATAGTAGCCGATGGGATGGGAGGCCATGCAGGGGGACAAGAAGCCAGCCAAATTGCTACTAAGCGCATACAAGCTTATCTAGCAGAACATTGGGATAGCGAAATTCCTTGCGAACAACTCCTACAAGAAGCACTCCAACAAGCCAATGAAGGAATTTTAGAAGACCAATCTGATCATCCTGAACGGGGGGACATGGGAACCACCGCCGTCGTGGTGGCTTTTCGTAAAGATGAGAGTTGGTATGCTCACATTGGAGATTCGCGCCTTTATCTGTTTCGCAAGTCGGAGTTACAACAAGTCTCTGAAGATCACACCTGGGTCGCCCGTGCTTTAAAAATGGGTGATATAACCCGAGATCAGGCAAAAGTTCATCCCTGGCGACACGTTCTTTTCCAATGTTTAGGAAGAAAAGATTTACGACAGGTAGATGTTTTTCCGATGGATGTGCAAACCGGTGATACGTTGTTGTTATGTAGTGATGGATTGACAGAAGAAGTCTCAGATGAATTAATTGCTGAGATCCTTAACTCGGGAAAATCTTTTCAAGACATCGCTAAAGAACTGATAGAAGCGGCTAAAGAGGGAGGAGGTTCTGATAATATTACGGTGATCTTGATCGCTCAGGACTAATGAATACTAACAAAGCCAGTCCTACACCAACCAGAAGGTATGGTGTAGGTTACTGATGCAAATGAACTGGCGAAAATTTCGGATTTTGCTACTGGAAAAATTTTTTACCATAAGACCCAAAGAAAATTGAGTGAGGATTTGACTAGGCGTGTTAATATAGGCAAGGTTTAGCTATATTTAGTCACTTTGTATTTTGATAGACAAGAGTCCGCCATAGACCCTACTCAAAAACAAAAAGATAATTCTTAATTATTATTAATCTCTCAAGAAATTTGTCTATGCCTCATCCGCGTTACTTATTAGTTGCCGTTATACTCCTAGTCACTTCCTTAACCGCTTGTGGAGAGGGAACTAATAACGCAGGAAATTCTAATACACAAGCAAGTCCTGCCAATGGGGAAACCAGCCGCTTAGATACCATTAAAGCTAGAGGAACATTGATCTGTGGTGTCAATGGAGAAGTGCCGGGTTTTAGTTTTGTCGATGAAAAGGGACAATTTGAGGGGTTAGATGTAGATATGTGTCGCGCCGTAGCGGCGGCTTTATTTGATGACCCCAATAAAGTCGAATTTCGCAAACTGACGGCCGAGCAACGCTTTACGGCTGTACAATCCGGGGAAGTAGACATCCTCAACCGTAATACCACCTGGACTCTGAGCCGCGATACTTCGACGGGGATGGAATTTGGCCCCACCACCTTTTATGATGGTCAAGGGATGATGGTCACTAAAGCCAGTGGCATTACTAAGTTAGAAGACTTAAAAGGAAAATCCATTTGTGTGCTTTCGGGAACCACCACCGAACAAAATCTAGCCGATCAAATGCGTAAACGAGGTGTAACAGCATACACGCCTGTAGCTTCCGATGATGTGGATCAACTTTATGCGGCTTATCAAGAAGGACGTTGTGAAGGGATTACTTCAGATCGTTCTCAACTGGTAGCTAGACGTTCGGTGTTACCAAAACCTCAAGACCATATTGTCTTAGATGTCGTAATGTCGAAAGAACCTTTAGGGACTCTGGTGGCAGACGGGGATTCAAAATGGTTTGATACCGTTAAATGGATCACTTATGCGGTGATTGAAGGGGAAGAATTGGGCATTAATTCTAAAAATATAGCCAACTTTGACAAGTCTCAAGACCCAAATGTTCGGCGTTTTCTAGGTTTAGAAGGCACGTTAGGCCAGGATATGGGACTGCCCAATGATTTTGCGGCGCGGGTGATCAAGCACGTAGGAAACTATGGCGAAATTTATGAGCGTAACATTGGTAAACCACTAGGATTAGAACGAGGCCCAAATCGACTCTGGACTAATGGCGGTTTGTTGTACTCTCCTCCTTTTAGGTAAAAACAACAGAAAACCGGGGAAGGGGAAACCCGAAGGGAAAAAGGCCAATATAGTTCTTGCATAATTAATTTTTCTCTCAATTATTTTGCATGAGTGCCTTTTTTATCTAAACTCGTGAATGGTGCAAGAAGCCTAATGACTAACGACTAACGACTAATGACTAATCAAGAAAAAACTCCTTTTTGGCGTGATACCCGTTTTTTAAGCCTACTAGGACAGACCCTCGTGGTTTTGGTTGTCTTAGCCATTGGATTTTTTTTAGCCAATAATTTAGTTAATAACTTTCAACGATTGCATCTGCGTTTTGGTTTTGATTTTATCTTTGATTCCAGGCGACCCGCAGGATTTAGTATTGGTAATGCCCCTATCCCTTACAAACCAACTGATCCAATTATAGTAGCACTCTTAGTGGGGTTGATTAACTCTTTAAAAGTCCTAGTATTCGGAATTATTTTAGCATCTATCTTAGGTGTTATTTTAGGGATAAGTCGGTTATCAAGTAATTGGTTAGTCAGATACATTGCTACTGTTTATGTAGAAATCTTTCGCAATACTCCTTTATTGCTACAATTATTTTTTTGGTATACGGCGGTATTCTTAAAATTTCCGAAAATTAATAATCCCTTGATTTTATTTGAGGGGATTTTTCTGAGTAACCGAGGTCTAGCTATCCCTTGGCCATCGGGTAATTTTTTATCTTGGTTATTTGCGGGATTTTTACTTTTAAGTGTTGTTAGTTCAGTTAAATTATGGCATTGGCATACTCAATTAAGGGTTCAACAGGGGAAAACGCGCTCAATTTTTGTCGTCATTTTTAGTGCCATTATCATCGCTTCTTTATGGGCTTTGATGATCGGGCTAGATTGGCAAAAACCCCAATTAAATGCAAAATTAGGTTTAATTGAGCATGGATTGACTTTATCCCCCGAATTTGCGAGTATTTTAATGGGTTTAACCTTTTATACAGCCGCTTTTATTGCAGAGGTTGTGCGAGCGGGGATTCAGTCTGTGGATAAAGGACAACGGGAAGCCGCTCTTGCGCTAGGCTTAAAACCCTCATTAGTAATGCAGTTGGTGATTTTTCCTCAAGCGTTGCGGGTTATAATTCCTCCCTTAACGAGTGAATTTCTCAATTTAGCCAAAAATTCTAGTTTAGCGAGTGCGACTTTATACAAAGATATCTACGCTGTTTCTTATACCGTTGCAGAAAAGAGCGGCAGGGCAGTAGAAATGATCTTAGTGGTTATGGGAACTTACTTGATTATTAATTTAGTAATTTCTTCGAGCATGAATACCTTTAATCGTTGGGTACAGTTAAAGGAAAGATAATCAGGAAATGATTTTTTGAAACTATAGCTTAAGATAATAATTCCGCTCTGCATAAGCCTGGATAGGCGGAGCTAGGTTGAAATAATTAAGTGATTGATTGGCTATTGTTTTTAATCAAGCAAAATTTAGTGATCTAATCATCTTAAGATAGATGTTCTAAAATTTTATCATAAGATAGATTAGAATTTTACCCAATCAGTTTGAATTCTGTGAAGATTGTATGAAGATGTAAATCCGGTAATTGATCGTAAAAGAAAAATTTTTTTAAAGTTATACATAATAAAAACATAAAACGAACATGAAAATATACATGGGCTTGCAATAATTATTTTTAAGGACATTTGCTCACATTAACAGAGGACAAAAACATGACTTTTAATTTATCTACTACATTAGGTTTATTAGGTGCTGTCGGAATTGTTGCTACCGGGATGGTTGGCACAGCAGGTTCAGCCCAAGCAGCAGTTGTCGGCAATATATCTATTTCTGGTGCGCCTGTAACCG is from Gloeothece verrucosa PCC 7822 and encodes:
- a CDS encoding Stp1/IreP family PP2C-type Ser/Thr phosphatase, with the protein product MKNLRSTGLTDPGLIRSVNQDSYYIDPEGRFFIVADGMGGHAGGQEASQIATKRIQAYLAEHWDSEIPCEQLLQEALQQANEGILEDQSDHPERGDMGTTAVVVAFRKDESWYAHIGDSRLYLFRKSELQQVSEDHTWVARALKMGDITRDQAKVHPWRHVLFQCLGRKDLRQVDVFPMDVQTGDTLLLCSDGLTEEVSDELIAEILNSGKSFQDIAKELIEAAKEGGGSDNITVILIAQD
- a CDS encoding amino acid ABC transporter substrate-binding protein, which translates into the protein MPHPRYLLVAVILLVTSLTACGEGTNNAGNSNTQASPANGETSRLDTIKARGTLICGVNGEVPGFSFVDEKGQFEGLDVDMCRAVAAALFDDPNKVEFRKLTAEQRFTAVQSGEVDILNRNTTWTLSRDTSTGMEFGPTTFYDGQGMMVTKASGITKLEDLKGKSICVLSGTTTEQNLADQMRKRGVTAYTPVASDDVDQLYAAYQEGRCEGITSDRSQLVARRSVLPKPQDHIVLDVVMSKEPLGTLVADGDSKWFDTVKWITYAVIEGEELGINSKNIANFDKSQDPNVRRFLGLEGTLGQDMGLPNDFAARVIKHVGNYGEIYERNIGKPLGLERGPNRLWTNGGLLYSPPFR
- a CDS encoding amino acid ABC transporter permease, which gives rise to MTNQEKTPFWRDTRFLSLLGQTLVVLVVLAIGFFLANNLVNNFQRLHLRFGFDFIFDSRRPAGFSIGNAPIPYKPTDPIIVALLVGLINSLKVLVFGIILASILGVILGISRLSSNWLVRYIATVYVEIFRNTPLLLQLFFWYTAVFLKFPKINNPLILFEGIFLSNRGLAIPWPSGNFLSWLFAGFLLLSVVSSVKLWHWHTQLRVQQGKTRSIFVVIFSAIIIASLWALMIGLDWQKPQLNAKLGLIEHGLTLSPEFASILMGLTFYTAAFIAEVVRAGIQSVDKGQREAALALGLKPSLVMQLVIFPQALRVIIPPLTSEFLNLAKNSSLASATLYKDIYAVSYTVAEKSGRAVEMILVVMGTYLIINLVISSSMNTFNRWVQLKER